A single Fundulus heteroclitus isolate FHET01 chromosome 4, MU-UCD_Fhet_4.1, whole genome shotgun sequence DNA region contains:
- the sall1a gene encoding sal-like protein 1a, which yields MSRRKQAKPQHFQSDPHLPLPEHNGDTGLCSEDPPFKESDAHVCSRCCAEFFELPDFEEHQKNCTKNQLVLIVNENPASPAGSFSPGSPSHNPDDQMNDTANNTDQTECRELLEPNNLEKDESMDMDVSGMSSGQEEEGGQIESGSSIDTVSGHAGRGTSGPAVGTSVISASLPQLSNLTELGNFSMINSNVIIENLQSTKVAVAQFSQETRSTGGPRVAVPALMEQLLALQQQQIHQLQLIEQIRHQILLLASQSPEMQVPPTSAPGTMGPAASPLTTLSSHLSQQLAAAAGLAQNLASQSASISSLKQLAAAAQLPQPNPSSSETSQSVTTLGPSTVNPQSSDKRPSVMSSLHSQLSNSSLAKSSTPAFGIGSLLSSAVNPLLPQPPPGNPMFTSSLPSVGTTVEDLNSLAVLAQQRKGKPPNVTSFEHKTSSDEAFFKHKCRFCGKVFGSDSALQIHLRSHTGERPYKCNICGNRFSTRGNLKVHFQRHKEKYPHIQMNPYPVPEHLDNIPTSTGIPYGMSMPPEKPVTSWLDSKPVLPTLTTSVGMLLPPTMPSLPHFIKKEDHSIAIASPSVTAKNDSCATELSAKTNDGVSEEGEGATLPTSNGKTEEGSHSSVLMTNVSSASESTAEYTTSNSPPMMTNPLMPLLTDQFKAKFPFGGILDPLQGSETSKLQQLVENIDRKVTDPNECVICHRVLSCQSALKMHYRTHTGERPFKCKICGRAFTTKGNLKTHYSVHRAMPPLRVQHSCPICQKKFTNAVVLQQHIRMHMGGQIPNTPLPESYPESMASDTGSYDERNFDDLDNFSDDNIEGMDEGPDSSVPDTPRSVDASQDSLCNSPNPHEMENQEGQDKIGQENVQSNEMEEVPTSQLKLSANGFVEGDCLTNDSSSLGGDVESQSAGSPAVSESTSSMQAPSPSSMQLQPRKSPSLEERQQRALSMDHTSASLLHSHPSNIGALDLTSVNPSRDPLGMIFPFRERSTIKNTSCDICGKTFACQSALDIHYRSHTKERPFICTACNRGFSTKGNLKQHMLTHQMRDLPSQLFEPSNTSLSSSPTPSLLSVGSLSKPEVNGFLHSLHQENKDVTPGLVTSSASTSPVLSAAPPRRTPKQHFCNTCGKCFSSSSALQIHERTHTGEKPFACSICGRAFTTKGNLKVHMGTHMWNSAPARRGRRLSVDGPMAFLGTNPVKFPEIFQKDMASRGSNGDPASFWNQYAAAFSNGLAMKTNEISVIQNGGIPSLSGSVGNGGSSPIGGLTGSLDRLHSAEPNAALAGLEKMANTENGSHFRFTRFMEDNKEIVTN from the exons GGGACACTGGACTTTGCTCTGAGGACCCCCCCTTCAAGGAGTCAGACGCCCATGTCTGCAGTAGATGTTGTGCTGAGTTCTTTGAACTTCCAGATTTTGAGGAACACCAGAAAAATTGCACTAAGAATCAGCTAGTTTTGATAGTAAATGAAAATCCTGCCTCCCCCGCTGGAAGTTTCTCACCCGGGTCTCCTTCCCATAATCCTGATGACCAGATGAATGACACAGCTAATAACACTGATCAAACAGAGTGCAGAGAGCTGTTGGAGCCCAACAACCTTGAAAAAGACGAATCCATGGACATGGATGTTTCCGGAATGAGCAGTGGCCAAGAAGAGGAAGGCGGTCAAATAGAGAGTGGGAGCTCCATTGATACAGTCAGCGGCCATGCAGGGAGGGGTACCTCTGGCCCTGCAGTAGGTACTTCGGTTATCTCTGCCTCACTACCTCAGCTCAGTAACCTCACTGAACTGGGAAACTTCTCCATGATCAACAGCAATGTCATAATTGAAAATCTTCAGAGCACTAAAGTGGCCGTGGCTCAATTCTCCCAAGAGACCCGATCCACTGGGGGACCCAGGGTGGCTGTGCCAGCCCTGATGGAGCAGCTTTTAGCCCTGCAACAGCAGCAGATCCACCAGCTGCAGCTCATAGAGCAAATCCGCCATCAGATATTACTATTAGCTTCTCAGTCTCCAGAAATGCAGGTACCCCCAACTTCTGCTCCAGGCACAATGGGGCCTGCTGCCAGCCCATTGACCACACTAAGCTCCCATCTCTCTCAACAGCTGGCTGCAGCCGCAGGCCTCGCGCAGAACCTGGCAAGTCAGTCAGCCAGCATCAGTAGCCTAAAACAACTGGCTGCAGCAGCGCAGCTACCTCAGCCGAACCCAAGCAGCAGTGAGACATCTCAGAGTGTTACAACACTGGGACCATCAACAGTCAATCCTCAGTCCTCTGACAAGAGGCCTAGTGTTATGAGTAGCCTCCACTCTCAGCTAAGTAACTCCTCGCTTGCTAAATCATCAACGCCAGCATTTGGAATAGGTAGCTTATTAAGTTCTGCAGTGAATCCCCTTCTACCTCAGCCCCCACCTGGAAACCCCATGTTCACAAGCTCACTGCCCAGTGTTGGCACCACTGTTGAGGACCTGAACTCTCTAGCTGTTCTGGCCCAACAGAGGAAAGGCAAGCCGCCAAATGTAACATCATTTGAACACAAGACTAGCTCTGACGAGGCTTTCTTCAAACATAAGTGCAGGTTTTGTGGCAAGGTGTTTGGGAGtgacagtgccttgcaaatccATCTTCGctctcacacaggtgagagacCATACAAGTGTAATATCTGTGGTAACCGCTTTTCCACTCGTGGTAACCTGAAGGTGCATTTCCAGCGTCATAAAGAAAAATACCCACATATCCAGATGAACCCCTATCCTGTTCCCGAGCATCTAGACAACATACCAACAAGTACTGGTATACCATATGGCATGTCTATGCCACCTGAAAAACCTGTCACTAGCTGGCTGGACAGCAAGCCAGTTTTACCCACTCTGACAACCTCAGTTGGTATGCTTCTTCCACCAACTATGCCGAGCTTGCCCCATTTCATCAAAAAGGAAGATCATTCTATAGCCATAGCTAGCCCTTCTGTTACTGCAAAGAATGACTCATGTGCTACTGAGCTTTCAGCTAAAACTAATGATGGAGTGTCTGAAGAGGGTGAAGGTGCAACTTTACCTACCTCAAATGGAAAAACTGAAGAAGGAAGCCACTCGTCAGTCTTAATGACAAATGTGAGTTCTGCATCGGAGAGTACTGCAGAATATACAACTTCTAACAGCCCACCTATGATGACCAACCCACTCATGCCTCTTCTGACTGATCAGTTCAAGGCTAAGTTCCCTTTTGGAGGTATCCTGGATCCTCTCCAGGGGTCAGAGACCTCCAAACTACAGCAGCTTGTGGAAAACATTGACAGGAAGGTGACAGACCCAAACGAATGTGTCATCTGCCACCGTGTATTGAGCTGCCAGAGTGCTCTAAAAATGCACTATCGCACTCACACAGGGGAGAGGCCTTTCAAGTGTAAAATCTGTGGTAGAGCATTCACCACCAAGGGAAATCTAAAAACCCACTACAGCGTTCACAGGGCCATGCCTCCTCTAAGAGTTCAACACTCCTGCCCCATTTGTCAGAAGAAGTTCACAAATGCTGTGGTTCTTCAGCAACATATCCGTATGCACATGGGTGGGCAGATCCCCAACACCCCTTTGCCAGAAAGTTATCCAGAGTCCATGGCCTCTGATACTGGCTCATATGATGAGAGAAACTTTGATGATCTTGATAATTTCTCCGATGACAACATTGAGGGGATGGATGAAGGCCCAGATAGCAGTGTACCAGACACACCCAGGTCAGTTGATGCTTCCCAAGACAGTCTATGTAATTCCCCAAACCCCCATGAAATGGAAAACCAGGAGGGACAGGACAAAATTGGTCAAGAAAATGTTCAGAGTAATGAAATGGAAGAGGTCCCAACCAGCCAGTTGAAGCTCAGTGCAAATGGCTTTGTTGAGGGGGATTGCCTCACCAATGACTCCTCATCTCTCGGAGGGGATGTTGAAAGCCAAAGTGCTGGGAGTCCAGCTGTGTCAGAATCTACCTCCTCCATGCAGGCTCCATCTCCCTCTAGCATGCAACTACAACCACGCAAATCTCCTAGCCTTGAAGAAAGGCAACAGAGGGCCTTATCAATGGACCACACCAGTGCAAGCCTTCTGCACTCTCACCCCTCCAACATTGGAGCCCTAGACCTGACATCTGTTAATCCCTCTAGAGATCCTCTGGGCATGATATTTCCCTTTCGTGAGCGTAGCACCATCAAAAACACATCATGTGACATCTGTGGAAAAACCTTTGCTTGTCAGAGTGCCTTGGACATTCACTATCGAAGCCATACCAAAGAGCGACCATTTATTTGCACGGCTTGTAACAGAGGTTTTTCCACCAAAGGTAACCTCAAGCAGCACATGTTAACTCATCAAATGAGAGATCTTCCCTCGCAGCTCTTTGAGCCGTCAAACACCAGCCTGTCCTCCAGCCCAACCCCTTCCCTCCTTTCCGTTGGATCTCTCAGCAAACCAGAGGTCAATGGCTTTCTCCATAGCCTCCACCAAGAGAACAAAGATGTCACCCCAGGCTTGGTCACATCATCTGCATCCACCTCCCCAGTGCTCTCGGCTGCTCCACCACGCAGGACTCCCAAACAACATTTCTGCAACACCTGTGGGAAGTGTTTCTCTTCATCCAGTGCTCTACAGATCCatgagagaacccacacagggGAAAAACCGTTTGCCTGCAGCATCTGTGGTCGGGCTTTCACCACCAAAGGAAACCTCAAG GTCCACATGGGCACACACATGTGGAACAGTGCTCCTGCCAGACGGGGCCGTAGGCTCTCTGTGGACGGTCCAATGGCCTTCTTGGGCACAAACCCAGTAAAGTTCCCCGAAATCTTTCAGAAAGACATGGCATCAAGGGGAAGCAACGGGGACCCGGCCAGCTTCTGGAACCAGTACGCAGCAGCCTTCTCCAACGGGCTGGCAATGAAGACGAATGAAATCTCTGTCATTCAGAATGGAGGCATCCCATCTCTGTCGGGCAGCGTGGGAAACGGGGGCAGCTCTCCTATAGGTGGCCTCACAGGCAGCCTAGACAGGCTGCACAGCGCTGAGCCCAACGCCGCTCTCGCCGGCCTCGAGAAAATGGCCAACACAGAGAATGGGTCGCACTTCCGGTTCACACGCTTCATGGAGGATAATAAAGAGATTGTCACCAATTAG